From Acidimicrobiia bacterium, a single genomic window includes:
- a CDS encoding molybdopterin oxidoreductase family protein, which produces MSVTDARPANRTVFRTCPLCEASCGLEITLKRTAAGPEEVLRIRGDREDVFSQGYICPKGSTLKQLHEDPDRVRTPLIKRDGVFVAVTWTEAFEEVERLLLPILERDGRDACAVYVGNPNAHNLAGMLYNKAVLRALGSTNIFSASTVDQRPKEISSALMFGGGLNVPVPDVDRTGHLLMLGANPYASNGSLATAPDWPGRIERLTGRGGKLVVVDPRRSRTAEAASEWVAIRPGADGYLLMAMVQVLFAEGLLDLGPLAELVTGLDEVEALSAPFTPEVVADVTGLEAHTIRRMARELAAAPTACVYGRIGTTTVEFGTLTSWLVDVLNVLTGNLDRPGGAMFTTAAAGASNTRGKRRFGREIRLHRRTSRVRGLPETMGELPAVALAEEIDTPGPGQVKALLTVAGNPVLSTPNAARLDAALGGLEAMVSVDIYVNETTRHADVILPSPSALQKGHYDIALLQLALRDTANYSEPVLPLEDGELSEWEVLARLALVLQGAGPEADPAIVDDLMISSMVQGSVTDETSAIFGREPEEILEELAPRSGPERIVDFLLRTGPYGEGFGADPDGVSLDVLLAHPHGIDYGALKTRLPDVLRTPDGMIALAPAMLAADVARLQEGLTRRRDHRFVLVGRRNLRSNNSWMHNVKVLVKGKSQCTMHLHPDDAASLGLADGEWARVRSRVGEVTVAVEVTDAIRPGVVSIPHGWGHDMEGVQLGVAREHSGVNSNLLSDETLFDPISGNAVLNGIPVEVVAVR; this is translated from the coding sequence ATGAGCGTCACGGATGCAAGGCCTGCGAATCGCACGGTGTTTCGTACGTGCCCGCTCTGCGAGGCGAGTTGCGGTTTGGAGATCACGCTCAAACGCACCGCCGCCGGCCCTGAGGAGGTCCTCCGGATCCGGGGCGACCGGGAGGATGTGTTCAGCCAGGGCTACATCTGCCCCAAGGGCTCCACGCTCAAACAGCTCCACGAAGACCCTGACCGTGTGCGCACGCCGCTGATCAAGCGTGATGGGGTCTTCGTGGCGGTCACCTGGACCGAGGCCTTCGAGGAGGTCGAACGGCTGCTGCTGCCCATCCTCGAGCGCGATGGCCGCGATGCCTGCGCCGTCTACGTGGGAAACCCCAACGCCCACAACCTCGCGGGCATGCTCTACAACAAGGCGGTGCTGCGGGCGCTTGGGTCCACCAACATCTTCTCCGCCTCCACGGTGGATCAGCGGCCGAAGGAGATCTCGTCGGCCCTGATGTTCGGCGGTGGCCTCAACGTGCCGGTACCGGATGTGGACCGCACCGGTCATCTCCTCATGCTGGGGGCCAATCCGTATGCCTCCAACGGCAGCCTCGCCACCGCTCCGGACTGGCCCGGACGGATCGAGCGGCTCACCGGGCGCGGCGGGAAGCTCGTGGTGGTGGATCCGCGGCGTTCCCGCACCGCCGAGGCGGCCTCAGAGTGGGTGGCGATCCGTCCCGGGGCCGACGGCTACCTGTTGATGGCGATGGTGCAGGTGCTCTTCGCCGAGGGTTTATTAGACCTCGGACCGCTAGCGGAGCTGGTAACGGGCCTCGATGAGGTGGAGGCCCTCAGCGCCCCCTTCACGCCGGAGGTGGTGGCCGACGTCACCGGCTTGGAGGCCCACACGATCCGTCGGATGGCTCGTGAACTCGCCGCCGCCCCGACGGCATGTGTTTATGGCCGCATCGGTACCACCACCGTCGAGTTCGGCACGTTGACGTCGTGGCTCGTCGACGTGCTCAACGTGCTCACCGGAAACCTCGACCGGCCCGGCGGCGCCATGTTCACGACGGCCGCCGCCGGGGCCTCCAACACCCGCGGCAAGCGGCGATTCGGTCGCGAGATCCGGTTGCATCGTCGCACCAGCCGGGTGCGTGGGCTGCCCGAGACCATGGGCGAGTTGCCAGCCGTGGCCTTGGCGGAGGAGATCGACACCCCGGGCCCGGGCCAGGTGAAGGCGCTGCTGACGGTGGCCGGGAACCCGGTGCTCTCCACCCCCAACGCCGCCCGGCTTGATGCGGCACTCGGTGGGTTGGAGGCGATGGTGTCGGTGGACATCTACGTGAATGAGACCACCCGCCACGCCGACGTCATCCTGCCCTCGCCCTCGGCGCTGCAAAAAGGGCACTACGACATCGCCTTGCTGCAGCTCGCCCTGCGGGACACGGCGAACTACAGCGAGCCGGTGCTCCCGCTCGAGGACGGTGAGCTCAGCGAGTGGGAGGTGCTGGCCCGCCTGGCGCTCGTGCTCCAGGGGGCGGGGCCCGAGGCCGATCCGGCCATCGTGGATGACCTCATGATCAGCTCGATGGTGCAGGGCAGCGTGACTGATGAGACGAGCGCGATCTTTGGTCGCGAGCCGGAGGAGATCCTCGAGGAACTGGCCCCTCGTTCGGGCCCTGAACGTATCGTGGACTTTCTCCTGCGCACCGGGCCCTATGGCGAGGGCTTCGGTGCCGACCCCGACGGTGTCTCCCTCGACGTCCTGCTCGCCCACCCGCACGGCATCGACTACGGCGCCCTGAAGACGCGTCTGCCTGATGTGCTACGCACGCCCGACGGTATGATCGCGCTGGCCCCGGCGATGTTGGCGGCCGATGTCGCTCGGCTACAGGAGGGCCTGACCCGACGACGCGACCATCGGTTTGTGCTGGTCGGTAGACGCAACCTGCGCTCCAATAATTCCTGGATGCATAACGTCAAGGTGCTCGTAAAGGGTAAGTCCCAGTGCACGATGCACCTGCACCCCGACGACGCGGCCAGCCTGGGCCTCGCCGATGGTGAGTGGGCGCGGGTGCGCTCACGGGTGGGCGAGGTCACCGTGGCGGTGGAGGTAACCGATGCCATCCGCCCGGGAGTGGTGAGCATTCCGCACGGGTGGGGCCACGACATGGAGGGTGTGCAACTCGGCGTGGCCCGGGAGCACTCGGGTGTCAACAGCAACCTGCTCAGCGACGAGACGCTCTTCGATCCGATCTCGGGTAACGCGGTGCTCAATGGCATCCCCGTGGAGGTAGTGGCGGTTCGCTGA
- a CDS encoding vitamin B12-dependent ribonucleotide reductase — translation MAMAPEQAGIGIRRHFTTDGVHPYDELDWEERDARITNYRDGTVAFEQLGVEFPTSWSLNATNIVAQKYFRGTPNTAEREWSLRQVIDRVADTITQWGLEGGYFVDEHEADAFNLELKHLLVTQKAAFNSPVWFNIGVPGVPQQASACFILAVDDQMDSILNWYVEEGTIFKGGSGSGINLSKIRSSVELLKGGGTASGPVSFMRGADASAGTIKSGGKTRRAAKMVILDVEHPDVEEFVWVKAREEKKIRVLEEAGFDMSLDGKDMASVQYQNANNSVRVTDEFMQAVVDDTDWHLRAVTDGAIVRTVKARDLMRQISTAAWECADPGMQFDTTINHWNTAANTGRINGSNPCSEYMHLDNSACNLASLNLLKFLDLSDDTGTGTTDTFDVEGFKHAVEVMFTGQEILVGRADYPTQSIGDTSRAFRQLGIGYANLGAMLMALGLPYDSDEGRAYAGAITSLMTGHSYATSARTASRMGAFAGYADNEDHMLRVLRQHQEAAAHIDEELVPPHLLSAAQECWDDATALAREVGVRNAQASVLAPTGTIGLMMDCDTTGIEPDLGLCKVKKLVGGGTMQIVNQTVPRALARLGYTAAENEAIIAYIDENKSILGAPHLAPEHVSVFACSMGDNTIHHSGHVRMMAAVQPFISGAISKTVNLPQEATIDEVEQLHIDAWKLGVKAIAIYRDNCKVGQPLSTAKKESAVEPLTEALAATGVEPVVVEKIVEKIVERVIKVPTREKLPRRRTSRTFDFRVADCKGFVTVGEFDDGRPGEIFLRISKQGSTLAGIMDAFAISVSYGLQYGVPLRVYVETLTNTRFEPAGMTDDPDLRIASSILDYIFRRLAVDYLSIEERSELNILTTGERTQPTLPGVEETVTETRQGTDIPADPPSMDANSPLLSASDAPKELSLLERAGVTGEGVAPAQPNPNVRAAVSHSDAPYCMQCGVQMQRAGSCHACPSCGSTSGCS, via the coding sequence ATGGCAATGGCACCCGAGCAGGCTGGCATCGGCATCCGCCGACACTTCACCACCGACGGGGTGCACCCCTACGACGAGCTGGACTGGGAAGAACGTGATGCGCGCATCACGAACTACCGAGATGGCACCGTGGCCTTCGAGCAACTCGGGGTCGAGTTCCCCACGTCGTGGTCGTTGAATGCCACCAACATCGTGGCGCAGAAGTACTTCCGGGGTACCCCGAACACGGCGGAGCGGGAGTGGTCGTTGCGGCAGGTCATCGATCGTGTCGCCGACACGATCACGCAGTGGGGTCTTGAGGGTGGCTACTTCGTTGACGAGCACGAAGCCGATGCCTTCAACCTCGAACTCAAGCACCTTCTCGTCACCCAGAAGGCCGCCTTCAACTCGCCGGTGTGGTTCAACATCGGCGTCCCGGGTGTGCCGCAACAGGCCTCGGCCTGCTTCATCCTGGCGGTGGATGACCAGATGGATTCCATCCTCAATTGGTATGTGGAGGAGGGCACGATCTTCAAGGGTGGTTCGGGCTCGGGTATCAACTTGTCGAAGATCCGTTCGTCGGTGGAGCTACTCAAGGGGGGCGGCACCGCCTCCGGCCCGGTCAGTTTCATGCGGGGAGCCGATGCGTCCGCCGGCACCATCAAGTCCGGTGGCAAGACCCGCCGCGCCGCCAAGATGGTCATCCTTGACGTCGAGCACCCCGACGTAGAGGAGTTCGTGTGGGTCAAGGCCCGCGAGGAGAAGAAGATTCGGGTCCTCGAAGAGGCCGGGTTCGACATGAGCCTCGACGGCAAAGACATGGCCTCGGTGCAGTACCAAAACGCCAATAACTCCGTGCGGGTCACCGACGAGTTCATGCAGGCCGTGGTGGACGACACCGATTGGCACCTTCGGGCCGTAACCGATGGGGCCATCGTGCGCACGGTGAAGGCCCGCGACCTGATGCGCCAGATCTCCACGGCCGCCTGGGAGTGTGCCGATCCCGGCATGCAGTTCGACACCACGATCAACCACTGGAACACCGCCGCCAACACCGGGCGCATCAACGGGTCGAACCCCTGCAGCGAATACATGCACCTGGACAACTCCGCCTGCAACCTGGCCAGCCTCAACTTGTTGAAGTTCCTCGATCTCTCCGACGACACCGGCACCGGCACCACCGATACCTTCGACGTAGAGGGGTTCAAGCACGCTGTGGAGGTCATGTTTACCGGCCAGGAGATCCTGGTGGGCCGGGCCGACTACCCCACGCAGTCCATCGGCGATACCTCTCGTGCCTTCCGCCAACTAGGCATCGGTTACGCCAACCTGGGGGCCATGCTGATGGCCCTGGGCCTGCCCTACGACAGCGATGAGGGCCGGGCGTACGCCGGGGCCATCACCTCGCTGATGACCGGCCACTCCTACGCCACCTCGGCCCGTACTGCCTCACGGATGGGGGCCTTCGCCGGCTACGCCGACAACGAGGACCACATGCTGCGCGTGTTGCGTCAACACCAAGAGGCCGCCGCCCACATCGACGAAGAACTCGTGCCGCCGCACCTGTTGAGCGCCGCCCAGGAGTGCTGGGACGATGCCACCGCATTGGCCCGTGAGGTTGGGGTGCGCAACGCCCAGGCCAGCGTCCTGGCCCCTACCGGCACCATCGGGCTCATGATGGACTGCGACACCACCGGCATCGAGCCTGACCTGGGCCTGTGCAAGGTCAAGAAGTTGGTGGGCGGCGGCACGATGCAGATCGTGAACCAGACCGTCCCCCGTGCGCTCGCCCGCCTCGGCTACACCGCCGCCGAGAACGAGGCGATCATCGCCTACATCGACGAGAACAAGTCGATTCTGGGTGCTCCCCACCTGGCCCCGGAGCATGTGTCGGTGTTCGCCTGCTCGATGGGCGACAACACGATCCACCACTCGGGCCACGTTCGGATGATGGCGGCGGTGCAACCCTTCATTTCGGGGGCCATTTCCAAGACGGTGAATCTTCCCCAGGAAGCCACCATCGACGAGGTGGAGCAACTCCACATCGATGCCTGGAAGCTCGGGGTCAAGGCCATTGCGATCTACCGCGATAACTGCAAGGTCGGTCAGCCGCTGTCCACGGCTAAAAAGGAGAGTGCCGTCGAGCCTCTCACCGAGGCCCTCGCCGCCACCGGCGTAGAGCCGGTGGTGGTGGAGAAGATCGTGGAGAAGATCGTGGAGAGGGTCATCAAGGTGCCCACCCGGGAAAAGTTGCCCCGACGGCGCACCTCGCGCACGTTTGATTTCCGGGTAGCGGACTGCAAGGGCTTCGTCACCGTGGGTGAGTTCGACGACGGCCGTCCGGGCGAGATCTTCCTGCGTATCTCCAAGCAGGGCTCCACCCTCGCCGGCATCATGGATGCCTTTGCCATCTCGGTGAGTTACGGCCTGCAGTACGGGGTGCCGTTGCGGGTCTACGTGGAAACCCTCACCAACACCCGCTTCGAGCCAGCCGGCATGACCGACGACCCGGATCTGCGGATCGCCAGTTCGATCCTTGATTACATTTTCCGGCGGCTTGCGGTGGACTACCTCTCGATTGAGGAGCGAAGCGAACTCAACATCCTCACCACCGGTGAGCGCACCCAACCCACCCTCCCCGGAGTGGAGGAGACGGTCACCGAGACCCGTCAGGGCACCGACATCCCGGCCGACCCGCCGAGCATGGATGCCAACTCACCGCTGCTATCGGCTTCCGACGCTCCCAAGGAACTCAGCCTCTTGGAACGGGCGGGCGTCACCGGTGAAGGGGTCGCCCCGGCCCAACCCAACCCCAACGTGCGCGCCGCGGTCAGCCACTCGGACGCCCCGTACTGCATGCAATGTGGTGTCCAAATGCAGCGGGCCGGTTCTTGTCATGCCTGCCCAAGTTGCGGGAGTACCAGCGGCTGCAGCTGA
- a CDS encoding VIT family protein: MRKTNDVPTAGLPPDHHHHTESHRSHRSGWLRAAVLGANDGVVSTAALIVGVASSGASTGDVRIAGLAGLVAGALSMGTGEYVSVASQRDIEQADLRMEEQALRDHPRAELEELATIWRQRGLEPELASEVARQLTEAGALVAHARDELGLSEVTTARPVQAAATSAVAFSLGAALPLSAYVLAPAAGRSAVTIAVALVVLAALGVLAAALGGAPRLNAMVRVAVGGSLAMAVTMAVGRLTNATFG; encoded by the coding sequence ATGCGCAAGACAAATGATGTTCCCACTGCGGGGTTGCCGCCGGATCATCACCACCACACGGAGTCGCATCGTTCACACCGGTCGGGGTGGCTACGGGCGGCCGTCCTGGGGGCCAACGACGGGGTGGTGTCTACCGCGGCGTTGATCGTGGGCGTGGCGAGCAGTGGGGCCTCCACGGGTGACGTGCGCATTGCCGGCCTCGCTGGCCTGGTGGCCGGGGCGCTGTCCATGGGAACAGGGGAGTACGTCTCGGTGGCCTCCCAGCGCGACATCGAACAAGCCGATCTCCGTATGGAAGAACAGGCGTTGCGTGACCACCCGCGAGCCGAGTTGGAGGAACTGGCCACGATCTGGCGTCAGCGGGGGCTGGAGCCCGAACTGGCGTCGGAGGTGGCCCGCCAACTCACCGAGGCTGGCGCTCTGGTGGCTCATGCCCGGGACGAACTCGGCCTCAGCGAAGTGACCACGGCTCGGCCGGTGCAGGCCGCCGCCACCTCGGCGGTGGCCTTTTCCCTCGGGGCGGCCCTGCCCCTGAGTGCCTATGTGCTCGCCCCCGCAGCGGGTCGATCGGCGGTGACCATCGCGGTGGCGTTGGTGGTCCTGGCCGCCTTAGGGGTGTTGGCGGCGGCCCTCGGCGGCGCCCCCCGGCTCAATGCGATGGTGCGAGTGGCGGTGGGTGGAAGCCTGGCGATGGCGGTCACCATGGCGGTGGGCCGACTCACCAACGCAACCTTCGGCTAA